In Flavobacterium hankyongi, the genomic window GTTCTCCAGGTGTTACATCTGTAAACACACTGCTGCTTTGGTAATCTCCACCATCTAACGAATATTCATAATTCCCTGCTGGTGTAGCCATTACATTAATACTCATTACATCTGCAAAATATTCTGAAGTAACTACATCTAAAGCCTGTGGCCATGATGATGGAACTACTGTAGCTTGTGCTGGTAATGGCGGACATACTGCCGATGTGAGTGGAGTTGCAATTGCAGTATAAGTTCCTGGTGCTGATGCTGTATATGAATTTCCTGATCCTCCTACTATCGCTCCTGAACTATCTGTCCATTGGAAACTATAATCTGTCGCGCTTAAATTAGCCGTAATTGTATAAGTATTCAACACAGCTCCTGAATTTGGATCCACACAAACATAGCCATTAGTTAAGGTCATCACTGGAGTGGTAAGTTTTTCAGGGTTTTTAAACGCTATCGATGCTCCCGATAAGCAACTTCCGTTACTAGCCTTTACCGTATAACTTATACCTGCTGTCATACCTGTAATAACTCCACCTGCGCCTACTGTTGGACCTGTTGGGGTGAAAACATACGTCTGTGCAGCATTATAATTGGTAATTGTACTCAACCCATCTGCCGCACATGTAGCCGCTGTTGTTGCTGTCGTTGGAACTACTGGAGTAACTAACATTGCTGCATTACTAAATGCCGCTGATGCAACTGATGAACAACTTCCATTACCTGCCGTCACGGTATAACTCGTTCCTATAACCATACCTGTAATCACTCCACCTGCTCCAACTGTAGGACCTGCTGGGGTGAAAGTATAAGTTAACGTCGCAACATAATTGGTAATCGTACTTGATCCATTTGCTGTACAAGTTGCTGATGCTGTGTTTATTGTTGGAACTACAGGAGTTGTAAGCATAACTGGATTATTAAATGATGCCGAAGCTGCCGATGTACAACTTCCATTACCTGCCGTCACGGTATAACTCGTTCCAGCAATCATACCTGTAATAACTCCACCTGCGCCTACTGTTGGACCTGTTGGGGTGAAAGTATAGGTTTGACCCGCTACATAATTTGTAATCGTGCTTGATCCAGCTGCTGTACATGTAGCCGCTGTTGTTGCTGTCGTTGGAACTACTGGAGTAACTAACATTGCTGCATTACTAAATGCCGCTGATGCAACTGATGAACAACTTCCATTACCTGCCGTCACGGTATAACTCGTTCCTATAACCATACCTGTAATAACTCCACCTGCGCCTACTGTAGGACCTGCTGGGGTGAAAGTATAAGTTAACGTCGCAACATAATTGGTAATCGTACTTGATCCATTTGCTGTACAAGTTGCTGATGCTGTGTTTATTGTTGGAACTACAGGAGTTGTAAGCATAACTGGATTATTAAATGATGCCGAAGCTGCCGATGTACAACTTCCATTACCTGCTGTCACGGTATAACTCGTTCCTGCAACCATACCTGTAATCACTCCACCTGCGCCTACTGTTGGACCTGTTGGGGTGAAAGTATAGGTTTGAGCTGCTACATAATTTGTAATCGTGCTTGATCCATCTGCTGTACATGTAGCCGCTGTTGTACTAGTTATTGGAACTACTGGAGTAATTAGCATTGGTAAATTACTAAATGCTGCTGATGGAGCAGAAGAACAAGTCGCATTAGTTGCTGTTACTGTATAAGATGTTCCAACCAACATACCTGTAATAACTCCACCTGCGCCTACTGTAGGACCTGCTGGGGTGAAAGTATAAGTTAACGTCGCAACATAATTGGTTATCGTACTTGATCCATTTGCTGTACAAGTTGCTGATGCTGTGTTTATTGTTGGAACTACAGGAGTTGTAAGCATAACTGGATTATTAAATGATGCCGAAGCTGCCGATGTACAACTTCCATTACCTGCTGTCACGGTATAACTCGTTCCTGCAACCATACCTGTAATCACTCCACCTGCGCCTACTGTTGGACCTGTTGGGGTGAAAGTATAGATTTGAGCTGCTACATAATTTGTAATCGTGCTTGATCCATCTGCTGTACATGTAGCCGCTGTTGTACTAGTTATTGGAACTACTGGAGTAATTAGCATTGGTAAATTACTAAATGCTGCTGATGGAGCAGAAGAACAAGTCGCATTAGTTGCTGTTACTGTATAAGATGTTCCAACCAACATACCTGTAATAACTCCACCTGCGCCTACTGTAGGACCTGCTGGGGTGAAAGTATAAGTTAACGTAGGATCGTAATTTGTGATTGTGCTCGATCCATCTGCTGTACATGTTGGTGCTGTTGTTCCAACAAGCGGTATTGAAGGTGATCCCGGAGGGGTATTAATGGTAACAGGAGTTGTCGAAGATACACAAGAAGAACTGATATCTCTTACAATAACTATGTATGATCCAGGTGGTAATCCTGGAAATAATGGATTAGATTGATAGTTCATGCCATTATCGACACTATATTCATAACCCGCTCCTAATGGAGAAGTTACAGTAATGGAACCTGTAGTCACCGTACATGTTGGTTGAACAACCGTTACTGCTGGCGCTGTTGGAGCTGGATTTATTGTCACAGTGAATGTTGGTGCCGAAAATGCTGGACAACTTCCCGATGCAACTATATCATAATGAACTGTATATGTATTAGGTGTACTACCATTTGGTGTAATTGCTCCTGTAGTTGGATCTATAATCAATCCTGCTGGTGTAGCACTAAAAACACCTCCCGATGTCAATGCACTTAATGTTACAGCCTGTGGCGATGTAATCGACTCACAATAAGTAGCAGGTGTGTAACTAAAACTTCCACTTGGACCAGCTGTAGTATTTAGTAAAAAAGATGTTTCAAAAGTACAACCTGTATTATTCAAATCTTCTATTATTACCCAAATAGACTCACCTGCACCAGCACTAGAATAAGTCGCCAAGCTTCCATTTGGAATAACAGGACCAGTAGCAGAACCTGAGTGATACACAATACTAAAATCAGAAGCATTTTGCCCATTTAACATATAAACATTTTGATTAAGATTATATGTGTATGGAGGTCCACTTACAGATGTACACGCAATTAAATCAAGTGGTTCAACCAAAGGATTTGTATAATATATAACTTGAAAATCATCTCGAGCAATTAAGCAGCCTGTTGAATTATAAACACTTAATTGATAAATTCCAGGTTGAGTTACCGTTATTGATGGTGTAGTAATACCTGTCATAACATAAGTATCATGGGTCCATACAATAGTATTTCCAACGGGACTTATCCCTGAATTAATAGTAACTGGACCTTCGCAACCTATATATGAATCTGCACCAGAAGCATCAGTTAATACCAATGGTTCAATCTTAAAATCTTTAAGAAAAACAGCTGAATCATATAAATTATCAGATGCGTTTCCAATTGCTAATTTAATATGATATGTTTGTCCACAGATTAACTCAGCTTGTGCACTCAAGTTTTTTGTAAAACCATCATACTGTACCGAGTAAGCTGGATTCCATGTAGTTGGATTTTGACCTGTTGTTAAATTATTATAGTAATAAGCGCAATTATTACATGGTCCATTATTTGCATTTCCATTATTAACTGTATTAATAGTGGTTGGTGTTGTGGTAGAAGGCACTATGGCAATATTTTTTGCCACACCCCCACTAAATGGTCCTGAAATGCCAGGTCCACTTAAAAAAAAACCAAAACTATCGTTTATACTGCCAACAAATTCAGGATATTCTTCTGAAGCAAAAACAAAATCAAAACGCAAATTAGGTCCAGTTGCCAAAAAATCGAATTCAATAATCGCAACATTTCTAATTGTTTGACCAGAAAGTAAAGCTAAGTCTGGATCATTTTGTGTTGGCGTGGTAGTTTGCAAACTAGCAGCACCAGAATTATTGGGTCCAAGAGCAACTTGTGCATTACCTGTTGATAAAATTAAACCTCTATCAAGTCCTAAATTAGTAGGATTAAAATTGGTAACAAACTCTCCTACTTGATCTCGAATCGCACTAGCATTTGCAGTAGAACCATTAAATTTAATATTAAATGGAGTTACTCCATTGCCTACCAACACATTTTGGACTAACTGTGCTGGAGTTTGAGTATTGTTTACTGTAAGCTGTGCTTGTGCAAAAATCACAAAAAACAATAAAATTAATAAGTAAAGTTTCTTCATTTATAGTTGTGTGTTAAAATAAACGTTAAAAAGTTATAATTTGCCAAATTTACACTTTCAAATGGATTTTGTTTGTTAATTTTGCAAAAAAAATAACAGTAATGAAATTAATCACTATAAAAAGCACTCAAAACCCGAATATATTGAAATTTGAATTTTCATATTTTATTAGCCCAAATCAAAGTTTTGAGTTTAAAAACATAGACGAATGCAAGGATTCTAAACTTGCTCAGCAACTATTCTACCTTCCTTTTGTTAAAACAGTTTACATTTCGGGAAATTTTATCGCTATTGAAAAATTTAGCATCGTAGAATGGGACGATGTAAAACATGAAGTGGCAGAACAAATGGAAACTTATGTTAATGCTGGTGGAGAGGTTGTAAAACCTAAAGAGGAAAATAAAAAAGTACCTGTAACAGTTTATGCAGAGAGCACACCAAATCCTTCTGTAATGAAGTTTGTCGCGAGTCGTTTATTAACTAAAAGCATTGTAGAATGTAAAAACATAGACGAAACACAAGCTTCACCTCTCGCAAAAGAATTATTTAAATTCCCTTTTGTAAAAGAAGTTTTTATCGATGAAAACTACATTTCTATAACCAAGTATACTGTTAGTGAGTGGCAAGATGTTACCAATGAAATTAGAACATTTATTAAAGATTTTATTGAAAGCGGAAATATTGCCGTTGATGAAACCAAAGTTGAACAATTAGAAAATCAAGAAAAACAACAAATTAAAAACTTCGACAATCTAGATGTTACTTCTCAAAAAATAATCAATATAATAGAAGAATATATTAAGCCTGCAGTTGCAGCTGATGGTGGGAATATATTGTTTGATTCATTTTCGGAAAACGACAAAACAGTAAAAGTAATTTTACAAGGAGCATGTAGTGGTTGTCCATCATCAACTTTCACACTTAAGAACGGTATTGAAAACATGCTAAAAGAAATGCTTCATGATCAAGAACTTAAAGTTGAAGCCTTAAACGGATAGACTTTTGTTTTTATTTTTATAATTCATAACTTTAAGGGAATTAACAACTAAAAACCAATAAGTTATGTCAGTATTAAAAGTAATTGAAGTTTTGTCAAGTTCGACAACCAGTTGGGAAGATGCAACATCTAAAGCAGTAGAAAAAGCATCAAAATCTGTTAAACATATTCGTTCCGTTTATGTACAAGATCAAAGCGCAACAGTAAAAGACGGAAAAGTAACTGAATACAGGGTTAATTTGAAGTTGACTTTTGAAATTGAGTAATAAATAAACATCCATATAAAAACGCACTTCAGATGAAGTGCGTTTTTTCTTTAATCTTATGATAAAAATTCGTAATATTACTGTAATTAACTTAAAATCAAATCAAAATGGGAATTGGAAGTTTTTTTAAGAATCTATTTGGCTCAAAAGAAAAAGTAGAAGAAATCACTGAAAAAGTAAGTGATTTTGCCGATGATGCTATTGCCAAGGCAAAAGAAAGCGCAGCGCCACTTGTAGACAAAGTTGAGGATTTTGCTGAACAAGCTGGTGAGAAAATCAAAGAATTTGTTCCTAAAGCTGCAGAAACAATAGACAACATAGTTGATACTGTAAAAGAAAAGGCAGAAGCTGCAATAGACAAAGTTGAAGATTTAGCACATGGAGCAGTAAATTCTGCAGAAGAAAAAGCAAACAACTTTGTTGATGAAAAATTAGACAATACAACAGAAGAAACTAAGTAATTATTTAGCTGATGATGTAGTAATCATAAAATCCTTTAGATAAAAAGGCTCAAAGTAAGCGACATTAACAGTGTCGCTTTTTTTATATTTTTCAAATGCTAAAGCTCCCATTTGTTTTGAAGATGGAAAAATAGAATCATCATGATAAACAAATTTTTTATCTTTTAAAACCTCTTTACATTTAGCCGCACCATCACCTACAAAATGGATTATTTCATCAATATCAGAAAATGAATCTTCAGTAATAATTTCAGATTTAATTTCTCTTTTTAAAACAAAATCTGAACTAAAAACAGCTGTATAACACTCCATCCTTCTAGCATCAATCATAGGAACAATTACACCTTTATCTATAGAAAGTTTTCTGGCTAACACCTCTAATGTATCAATTGCTATTAAAGGAATATTTAACGCATAACAAATACCTTTAGCTGCTGAAACACCAATCCTCAGACCAGTATAAGAACCTGGCCCTTGACTTACTGCAACAGCCGATAATTTTGAGAAATCAATTTGAACTTCTTTCAAAACTTCTTCAATAAAAACATGTAGTTTTTCAGCATGTGAATATCCTTCCTCAGATACTTCTCGTGTACTTATTGTATCACCATTTAACGATAGTGATACTGAACAATTTTTAGTTGCTGTTTCTATTGAAAGAATATATGTCATAACAAAGTATTATAATTGCAAAGGTATTAAAAAACAAAAAGCTCCAAAACTTAAAAGTTAAAGAGCTTTTCAGAAATAATCAATTAAAATTTAATTTTTAGCTGTCTTTTTTATCTTTGATTTTTTTGCTTTCCGCTTCTTTTTCCTCTTTGGTTTTCACATAAACCTGATCACCAGGATTAAGCTCTTTAGTTACAACCGTATAAGGCCCAGAAACAATTGTTTCTCCCTTTTTCAATCCGCTAAGTACTTCTATAAAAGTATCGTCTTGAATTCCAGTAGTAACAATTCTTAATTTTACTTTATCACCACTTTTTACAAAAACACACTCATAGCGTTTTTCGTTTTTTACGACTGGCTTATTTCCTTCTTCTTCATTTTTAGCATCCTTATCAATATAAGCATTCCTTGTCGCAGTAGTATCAGTACGCATTACCACCGAACTGATTGGCACAGCAACAATATTTTCTTTTCTTTCAGTAATAATATCTACCGTAGCTGTCATTCCCGGTCTAAAAGGTGAAAAATTAGACGGTTTCCCTTTAAGTAAGTCAGCATAAGATTCTTTTACAATTCTTACTTTCACTTTAAAATTAGTCACCTGATCAGCAGAGAGTGCCGTACTTGCAGAGTTTGAAATACTAGTTACAATTCCTTTAAATTCTTTTTTCAAGTAAGCATCAACTTCAACTTTAGCAGAATCACCTATTTCAATTTTCACAATATCGTTTTCATTAACATCAACTTCAACTTCCATATTATTAAGGTTTGCAACCCTCATCATTTCAGTACCTGCCATTTGTTGAGTTCCTAAAACTCTTTCTCCTAATTCTACATCAAGCTTTGAAATAGTTCCGTCAACTGGGGCATAAATTGCTGTTTTACCTAAATTTTCTTTAGACTCACTCACTGTTGCCGAAGCACTTTCTACATTATAATATGCCGCTTGTTTTGCTGCTTGAGCTCCTTCAAATGTTGCTATTGACTTTTCCCATTCAGAACGAGAGATTACTCCTTTTTCAAAAAGTTTTTTATTACGCTCATAATTTGATTTAGCTTCTTTAAACTGTGCATCAGCTTGACTTAATCCTGCTTTAGTATTAGACAAACCAGATTTTGATCTATTTAAACCAGAAACATATAATTCAGGATTAACCCTAACCAATAAATCTCCTTTTTTAACTATTTGTCCTTCTTTTACAGGCAAAGCAATAATTTCTCCAGAAACTTCAGATGATATTTTAACCTCTATTTCGGGCTGAATTTTCCCAGTAGCCGAAACTGTTTCTACCACAGTTCTATGTTCAACAATAACTACTTCTACCTCAGTTCCTTTCTTTTTATTACCAATAACACCACTTTTACTTAAACCAAGCAAAGTAATTATCAATAAAACGGTTCCACCAAGTAATATATATTTTGTTTTTTTTGTCATGATACTATTGTTTTGTAAAAATCGGAATACCGAAATAGAATTCTAAAATTTTTGTTCTAAAAATATAGTCATATTTTGTTCTTAACACTTCAGATTGAGCTGTGATAAACATATTTTGAGCTTGATTAAAATCAAATACATTCATTAATCCAACTTCATATCTTTCTTTAGCATATTCCAATGCTTTTTGTCTTGCTTCATACGAAACTATAGCTGCTTCATACGATTTTTGAGCTCCTTTTGTATCTGTATAAGCTGTATAAACCGTTCTTTCTAAATCAACTTCAGATTGTTGTAGTGCAATTTTTGAACGTTCCAACGCAATTTTTGATCTGGAAACACTATTTCGTGCTGCAAAACCATTAAAGATTGGCACCTGCAATGAAAGCCCAAAATTTTGACCTTTATTATTGCTAAACTGATTAAAAACAGCATCTGGCTTACCTAAAATAGGCGAAAAATTAGGCTGAACTACTTCTTGTCCCGTTCCATCAACATATCCAATTACTGAAGTTGGATTTGAAGCATTTGGAACAATACCAACAACTCTGTCAGAATAAGCGGCTCTAGTATTAAAACTGTAAAATCCAGTTAATGATGGTTGATAAGCAGCACGTGCAATTTTCACGTCTTTTTCTGCAATCGACACATTAGTTTGAGCAATTTTTAATTCAGTACGTAATTCCTTTGCTTTATCATAAATCGTTTTAGGATCTTGAAGTAAGATTCCACTTTCGGGAACAACCACATCTCCATCAGCAATATCAAAAGTTGTAAATTCTTTTAACTGCAATAACTGAGCTAAACTTAATTTAGAAATCAACAATGCATTTTCTGCAGCAATTAACCTTTGATTATCTGTAGCTACTGTCGCTTTAACATCCAACAAATCTCCTTTAGGAATAACGCCAGCTTCAACAAGTTCAGTTGTTTTTTCCAATTGCTTGTTATCATAAGCTAATTGCTCTTGTTGCACCTTCACGCTTTCTTTATTAAATACAATTTGCAAATAAGCATTAACCACATTTAAAGAAACGTCTTCCTGTATTTTCGTTAACTGATACTGAGAAGCAATTATCGAAAGATTAGCTTTTCTAAGTTGGTTTTGATTTTGCAAACCCTTGTAAATATCAACATTGACATTTAATCCTGCAGAAGTAAACTGTGTTGTTTGATTTTCTAATAAACCTGTAGTGATATTTTGGTTTAAACCTATATTCCATGAATGTGAAGCCTGACCATTGACGGTTGGCAAGAAATTACCAAAAGCATCACTCTTACTTATTTTAGATGTTTGATTATCTAAAACAGTTTGCTTTATTGAAATATTATTTTTAATAGCGTAGTCTACACATTCTTCTAAGGTCCACTTTTTTTCTTGCCCAAAAGACTGAAGTGACATAAAAAGAATTATAAATAAACCACTAATTTTAATTTGCTTCATTTGTAATTGAAAGTGTATTTCAAATTTAATTATTTACCAATTAAATCTTACATAATTTCACAATAAGACATCTGATTTTCTTTTTTGTTACATTTTTGAAACAATATTTTTTAGAAAATAATTTACATTTGCTGACCAACACCTTGTTATGAAAAGATATTTTTTTGTTATGGCCTTCAGTTTGATAGGATTTTTATTTAATAGTTGCTCGAGTTCACAAAAAATCGAGTTAATGAAGCCAGAACCTGATGAAGCCTTGCCTATAAAATACCCCATAACATCTTCTTACATTAGTTTTCCAGTAAACTTATCATTAAAAGACATAGAAACTCAAACTAACAAATCATTAAATGGATTGATTTATGAAGACAATGATTTAGAAGATGATAAAACTCAAATGAAAATTTGGAAAAGCGCTCCTATTTTAATTTCTGAAGAAAATAATAAACTAAAAACTATTGTTCCGCTAAAAATTTGGGCTAAAGTAAAATATGGCACAGATGCTTTAGGAATGAATATTTATGACATTAGAGAGTTTAATTTAAACGGAACTATAACTCTTTTAAGTGATGTAAAAATGAGTAATTGGAAAGTCACTACAATTACATCATTAGAAAATATTGAATGGCAAGAAAGCCCAACAATAACTATCGCAGGAAAATTAGTATCTATAACTTACTTAGTAAACCCAACAATAAGAATATTCAAATCTAAAATCGAGAGAAAGATAGACGAATCACTGAATAAGACATTGGATTTTAAATCCAACATGCTCGATTTAATGCAAAAAGTAAGTGATCCAATCGAAATGAGTGCTACTTATCAATCTTGGTTAAAAGTAACTCCGCAAGAATTGTATGCAACCGAAGCTCAACTTAAAGCGAATGCCGTTAACTTGACTGTAGGACTAAAGTGTTTGATGGAATCAAGCATTGGTTTAAAACCAAAATCGTTTTTTGATAGAAATAAAATTGTTTTAAAAACCACTTCTAATTTACCTGATAAAGTTGTTGCAAACATTACTGCAGTTTCTACTTTTCAGGATGCATCAAGAATAATGACACAGAACTTCAAAGGACAGGAATTTGGCTCTGGAAAAAGAAAAGTGACAATTCAGAATGTTGAAATTTGGCACAAACGTGGCAAAATGATAATTGCATTAGATATGTTGGGAAGTCTTAATGGAAGAATTTATCTTTCAGGTTTGCCTCAATTTGATGCTGAAAAAAAAGAATTATATTTTGATGACTTAGATTATGCCTTGGAAACAAAAAGTCGTTTAATGAAAACTGCCAACTGGCTTTTTCAAGGAATGGTTTTAACCAAAATAAAAGAAAGTTGCCGCTATTCTATTCAACCTAATTTAGACGAAGGAAAGAAGACAATGCTTCAATACCTAAATAACTACTCTCCTGTAACTGGCGTTTTTGTAAATGGAAAAATGAATGATATAACTTTTGAAAAAGTACAACTTACAAATACCTCTATAGTTGCTTTTTTAGGAATAACTGGAAATATTAAGGTAAACATCAACGGAATGTAGAAACTAACTAATTTTCTTTTTTTGGAACATTTTATAAACTGCAAAGCCTATTAATGCCACTAAAACATAAGGAATAACCATTAAATACACTATCCCATCGTTAACAGCTTCTGCTTGAGAAACATCTCCTGTACTTTCTAAAGAAGCTCTACACATAGCACATTGAGCATT contains:
- a CDS encoding DUF4403 family protein gives rise to the protein MKPEPDEALPIKYPITSSYISFPVNLSLKDIETQTNKSLNGLIYEDNDLEDDKTQMKIWKSAPILISEENNKLKTIVPLKIWAKVKYGTDALGMNIYDIREFNLNGTITLLSDVKMSNWKVTTITSLENIEWQESPTITIAGKLVSITYLVNPTIRIFKSKIERKIDESLNKTLDFKSNMLDLMQKVSDPIEMSATYQSWLKVTPQELYATEAQLKANAVNLTVGLKCLMESSIGLKPKSFFDRNKIVLKTTSNLPDKVVANITAVSTFQDASRIMTQNFKGQEFGSGKRKVTIQNVEIWHKRGKMIIALDMLGSLNGRIYLSGLPQFDAEKKELYFDDLDYALETKSRLMKTANWLFQGMVLTKIKESCRYSIQPNLDEGKKTMLQYLNNYSPVTGVFVNGKMNDITFEKVQLTNTSIVAFLGITGNIKVNINGM
- a CDS encoding NifU family protein; translation: MKLITIKSTQNPNILKFEFSYFISPNQSFEFKNIDECKDSKLAQQLFYLPFVKTVYISGNFIAIEKFSIVEWDDVKHEVAEQMETYVNAGGEVVKPKEENKKVPVTVYAESTPNPSVMKFVASRLLTKSIVECKNIDETQASPLAKELFKFPFVKEVFIDENYISITKYTVSEWQDVTNEIRTFIKDFIESGNIAVDETKVEQLENQEKQQIKNFDNLDVTSQKIINIIEEYIKPAVAADGGNILFDSFSENDKTVKVILQGACSGCPSSTFTLKNGIENMLKEMLHDQELKVEALNG
- a CDS encoding choice-of-anchor L domain-containing protein; the protein is MKKLYLLILLFFVIFAQAQLTVNNTQTPAQLVQNVLVGNGVTPFNIKFNGSTANASAIRDQVGEFVTNFNPTNLGLDRGLILSTGNAQVALGPNNSGAASLQTTTPTQNDPDLALLSGQTIRNVAIIEFDFLATGPNLRFDFVFASEEYPEFVGSINDSFGFFLSGPGISGPFSGGVAKNIAIVPSTTTPTTINTVNNGNANNGPCNNCAYYYNNLTTGQNPTTWNPAYSVQYDGFTKNLSAQAELICGQTYHIKLAIGNASDNLYDSAVFLKDFKIEPLVLTDASGADSYIGCEGPVTINSGISPVGNTIVWTHDTYVMTGITTPSITVTQPGIYQLSVYNSTGCLIARDDFQVIYYTNPLVEPLDLIACTSVSGPPYTYNLNQNVYMLNGQNASDFSIVYHSGSATGPVIPNGSLATYSSAGAGESIWVIIEDLNNTGCTFETSFLLNTTAGPSGSFSYTPATYCESITSPQAVTLSALTSGGVFSATPAGLIIDPTTGAITPNGSTPNTYTVHYDIVASGSCPAFSAPTFTVTINPAPTAPAVTVVQPTCTVTTGSITVTSPLGAGYEYSVDNGMNYQSNPLFPGLPPGSYIVIVRDISSSCVSSTTPVTINTPPGSPSIPLVGTTAPTCTADGSSTITNYDPTLTYTFTPAGPTVGAGGVITGMLVGTSYTVTATNATCSSAPSAAFSNLPMLITPVVPITSTTAATCTADGSSTITNYVAAQIYTFTPTGPTVGAGGVITGMVAGTSYTVTAGNGSCTSAASASFNNPVMLTTPVVPTINTASATCTANGSSTITNYVATLTYTFTPAGPTVGAGGVITGMLVGTSYTVTATNATCSSAPSAAFSNLPMLITPVVPITSTTAATCTADGSSTITNYVAAQTYTFTPTGPTVGAGGVITGMVAGTSYTVTAGNGSCTSAASASFNNPVMLTTPVVPTINTASATCTANGSSTITNYVATLTYTFTPAGPTVGAGGVITGMVIGTSYTVTAGNGSCSSVASAAFSNAAMLVTPVVPTTATTAATCTAAGSSTITNYVAGQTYTFTPTGPTVGAGGVITGMIAGTSYTVTAGNGSCTSAASASFNNPVMLTTPVVPTINTASATCTANGSSTITNYVATLTYTFTPAGPTVGAGGVITGMVIGTSYTVTAGNGSCSSVASAAFSNAAMLVTPVVPTTATTAATCAADGLSTITNYNAAQTYVFTPTGPTVGAGGVITGMTAGISYTVKASNGSCLSGASIAFKNPEKLTTPVMTLTNGYVCVDPNSGAVLNTYTITANLSATDYSFQWTDSSGAIVGGSGNSYTASAPGTYTAIATPLTSAVCPPLPAQATVVPSSWPQALDVVTSEYFADVMSINVMATPAGNYEYSLDGGDYQSSSVFTDVTPGEHTVTVRDVHQCGDISITTTLIDFPRYFTPNGDGYHDTWNISALQGQSNSKIHIFDRFGKLLKEIRPSSSGWNGTFNGQDLPSTDYWFVVFYQEKGQNKEFKSHFSLKR
- the tsaB gene encoding tRNA (adenosine(37)-N6)-threonylcarbamoyltransferase complex dimerization subunit type 1 TsaB, whose amino-acid sequence is MTYILSIETATKNCSVSLSLNGDTISTREVSEEGYSHAEKLHVFIEEVLKEVQIDFSKLSAVAVSQGPGSYTGLRIGVSAAKGICYALNIPLIAIDTLEVLARKLSIDKGVIVPMIDARRMECYTAVFSSDFVLKREIKSEIITEDSFSDIDEIIHFVGDGAAKCKEVLKDKKFVYHDDSIFPSSKQMGALAFEKYKKSDTVNVAYFEPFYLKDFMITTSSAK
- a CDS encoding efflux RND transporter periplasmic adaptor subunit, coding for MTKKTKYILLGGTVLLIITLLGLSKSGVIGNKKKGTEVEVVIVEHRTVVETVSATGKIQPEIEVKISSEVSGEIIALPVKEGQIVKKGDLLVRVNPELYVSGLNRSKSGLSNTKAGLSQADAQFKEAKSNYERNKKLFEKGVISRSEWEKSIATFEGAQAAKQAAYYNVESASATVSESKENLGKTAIYAPVDGTISKLDVELGERVLGTQQMAGTEMMRVANLNNMEVEVDVNENDIVKIEIGDSAKVEVDAYLKKEFKGIVTSISNSASTALSADQVTNFKVKVRIVKESYADLLKGKPSNFSPFRPGMTATVDIITERKENIVAVPISSVVMRTDTTATRNAYIDKDAKNEEEGNKPVVKNEKRYECVFVKSGDKVKLRIVTTGIQDDTFIEVLSGLKKGETIVSGPYTVVTKELNPGDQVYVKTKEEKEAESKKIKDKKDS
- a CDS encoding TolC family protein encodes the protein MKQIKISGLFIILFMSLQSFGQEKKWTLEECVDYAIKNNISIKQTVLDNQTSKISKSDAFGNFLPTVNGQASHSWNIGLNQNITTGLLENQTTQFTSAGLNVNVDIYKGLQNQNQLRKANLSIIASQYQLTKIQEDVSLNVVNAYLQIVFNKESVKVQQEQLAYDNKQLEKTTELVEAGVIPKGDLLDVKATVATDNQRLIAAENALLISKLSLAQLLQLKEFTTFDIADGDVVVPESGILLQDPKTIYDKAKELRTELKIAQTNVSIAEKDVKIARAAYQPSLTGFYSFNTRAAYSDRVVGIVPNASNPTSVIGYVDGTGQEVVQPNFSPILGKPDAVFNQFSNNKGQNFGLSLQVPIFNGFAARNSVSRSKIALERSKIALQQSEVDLERTVYTAYTDTKGAQKSYEAAIVSYEARQKALEYAKERYEVGLMNVFDFNQAQNMFITAQSEVLRTKYDYIFRTKILEFYFGIPIFTKQ
- a CDS encoding Rv0909 family putative TA system antitoxin; amino-acid sequence: MGIGSFFKNLFGSKEKVEEITEKVSDFADDAIAKAKESAAPLVDKVEDFAEQAGEKIKEFVPKAAETIDNIVDTVKEKAEAAIDKVEDLAHGAVNSAEEKANNFVDEKLDNTTEETK
- a CDS encoding dodecin family protein, with amino-acid sequence MSVLKVIEVLSSSTTSWEDATSKAVEKASKSVKHIRSVYVQDQSATVKDGKVTEYRVNLKLTFEIE